The following coding sequences lie in one Streptomyces albofaciens JCM 4342 genomic window:
- a CDS encoding ScbR family autoregulator-binding transcription factor, which produces MVRSVQERAVKTREAILRAASEVFDEFGFSGASVSKIMKRAGVTQGGMYFHFPSKEALAHAVMIEQGNGLELPPGEDGLQRLVDITLYLAGELQTNPALRAGVRLAIEQGEFGVQDDAPYQYWVREFAGQLRAARDQGELLPEVDVDDLAWMLVSSYSGTQLLSQISTGRADLHQRVITLWRYLLPGIAAPDVGPRITFPEQRDGTAA; this is translated from the coding sequence ATGGTGCGGTCAGTGCAGGAGCGGGCGGTCAAGACGCGGGAGGCAATTCTCCGGGCGGCTTCCGAAGTGTTCGACGAGTTCGGGTTCAGTGGCGCGAGCGTCAGCAAGATCATGAAGCGGGCCGGGGTCACCCAGGGCGGGATGTACTTCCACTTCCCGTCCAAGGAGGCCCTGGCGCACGCCGTCATGATCGAGCAGGGCAACGGGCTGGAGCTGCCGCCCGGCGAGGACGGCCTCCAGCGGCTGGTCGACATCACGCTGTACCTCGCCGGAGAGCTGCAGACCAACCCCGCGCTGCGGGCCGGTGTACGGCTGGCGATCGAGCAGGGCGAATTCGGCGTGCAGGACGACGCCCCGTACCAGTACTGGGTGCGGGAGTTCGCCGGGCAGCTGCGGGCCGCCCGGGACCAGGGGGAACTGCTGCCGGAGGTGGACGTGGACGACCTGGCCTGGATGCTGGTCAGCTCGTACTCCGGCACGCAGCTCCTGTCGCAGATCTCCACCGGCCGGGCCGACCTGCACCAGCGCGTGATCACCCTGTGGCGGTACCTGCTGCCGGGCATCGCCGCGCCCGACGTCGGGCCGCGGATCACCTTCCCGGAACAGCGCGACGGCACGGCCGCCTGA
- a CDS encoding ABC transporter substrate-binding protein, protein MRSPRRRLRPALACCLLVTAALLSGGCSSDDDRTVVVLGPWTGEEQRPFVETLKEIGKRTGRTYVYEGTRSPRETLATQLRTESPPDVAILNSLGELSEYAREGAAKPLDEDVAGSAVGPWAQRIRLRNQEGELRQRSYWVPVRVDLKSIVWSRPHDPRTARNPRWCLGMASEATSGWPGTDWIEDLLLQKSGPAVYDEWATGALPWTSAPVRRAWQAWRDLLAEDGPKAAENAISTPFDDLGGGRYGLLNTGRCTLEHQGSFIRRHYADDVLPAPTHRFVPGLPADRRAYEVSGDMAAVFRPGEAAWELLKALTSHPARAEWARLASPGERPFFSDGSTGEGQLSASTAAVQKLFSAADKVCFDASDAMPPTLRGAFQRAVLEFLQSPRLLDGLLRQLEAERLTQLRAGAFALEHLCGRLGD, encoded by the coding sequence ATGAGAAGCCCGCGCCGCAGACTCCGGCCCGCCCTGGCCTGCTGCCTCCTGGTCACCGCCGCACTGCTGTCGGGGGGCTGCTCGTCCGACGACGACCGGACGGTGGTGGTCCTGGGCCCGTGGACCGGCGAGGAGCAGCGCCCGTTCGTCGAGACGCTGAAGGAGATCGGCAAGCGGACCGGCCGTACGTACGTGTACGAGGGCACCCGCTCGCCACGGGAGACCCTGGCGACCCAGCTGCGCACGGAGTCACCGCCCGACGTGGCGATCCTCAACAGCCTGGGGGAACTGTCCGAATACGCACGCGAAGGCGCCGCCAAGCCGCTGGACGAGGACGTGGCGGGATCGGCGGTCGGCCCGTGGGCGCAGCGGATCAGGCTCAGGAACCAGGAGGGCGAGTTGCGGCAGCGCTCGTACTGGGTGCCGGTGCGGGTGGACCTCAAGAGCATCGTCTGGAGCCGCCCCCACGATCCCCGGACGGCCCGGAACCCCCGCTGGTGCCTGGGGATGGCGTCCGAAGCGACGTCCGGCTGGCCGGGCACGGACTGGATCGAGGACCTGCTGCTCCAGAAGTCCGGCCCCGCCGTGTACGACGAGTGGGCCACCGGCGCCCTGCCGTGGACCAGCGCTCCGGTGAGGCGGGCGTGGCAGGCGTGGCGGGACCTGCTCGCCGAGGACGGCCCCAAGGCCGCCGAAAACGCGATATCCACCCCGTTCGACGATCTGGGCGGCGGCCGGTACGGCCTGCTGAACACCGGCAGGTGCACCCTGGAGCACCAGGGCTCCTTCATCCGCCGGCACTACGCCGACGACGTGCTGCCCGCACCCACCCATCGGTTCGTTCCCGGTCTTCCGGCCGACCGCCGAGCCTACGAGGTCTCCGGCGACATGGCGGCCGTCTTCCGGCCCGGCGAAGCCGCCTGGGAACTGCTGAAGGCACTGACCTCGCACCCGGCCCGCGCGGAATGGGCCAGGCTGGCGAGCCCGGGGGAGCGCCCCTTCTTCTCCGACGGCAGCACCGGCGAGGGGCAGCTGTCGGCGAGCACCGCGGCGGTGCAGAAACTCTTCAGCGCGGCGGACAAGGTCTGCTTCGACGCCTCCGACGCCATGCCGCCCACCTTGCGCGGCGCCTTCCAGCGCGCCGTACTGGAATTCCTCCAGTCACCGCGCCTCCTCGACGGCCTGCTGCGGCAGCTGGAGGCGGAACGCCTGACACAGCTCCGGGCAGGCGCCTTCGCACTGGAACACCTGTGCGGGCGCCTCGGCGACTGA